The proteins below come from a single Fusarium verticillioides 7600 chromosome 3, whole genome shotgun sequence genomic window:
- a CDS encoding autophagy-like protein 17 (At least one base has a quality score < 10): MASSSSKSSLRRSHGDSSGASSGHSHPRSATQSRLSTSPSIDIDTLVNHLLVAKRSLSSMTLVLRANEIANDARQSHDDVSILAAQAGFLRTSILDQTAILVRTRRSLQSTYEWGKKDFRKLVKSMDLVDGQLDHTMEMLRETGVEGVFRPKGEERRSLLDFIDEGGVDGVREAMKQSIQELQAIQQSFDGDLLRFDNDIRESEESSRRYAQHTRYTPGTIIHRPARSSRV; the protein is encoded by the exons atggcttcttcttcttccaagagcTCTTTGCGCCGTAGTCATGGCGACTCATCCGGAGCCTCGTCTGGACATTCGCATCCACGATCAGCGACACAATCTCGCCTTTCCACCTCGCCCTCCATCGATATCGACACTCTCGTTAACCACCTCCTCGTCGCGAAACGATCGCTTTCTTCCATGACTCTTGTTCTCCGTGCGAACGAGATCGCGAATGATGCTAGGCAGTCACATGATGATGTATCCATCCTAGCTGCGCAGGCGGGCTTCTTACGAACTTCTATACTGGACCAGACGGCGATTCTTGTGAGGACTAGGAGGAGCTTGCAGAGCACGTATGAGTGGGGGAAGAAGGACTTTCGAAAGCTGGTCAAGTCGATGGACTTGGTTGACGGGCAGCTTGATCATACTATGGAGATGCTGCGCGAGACTGGGGTTGAGGGTGTTTTCAGACCGAAGGGTGAAGAGAGACGAAGTCTTCTGGATTTTATCGATGAAGGAGGTGTGGATGGCGTGCGCGAGGCGATGAAGCAAAGCATCCAGGAGCTACAG GCTATTCAGCAATCTTTTGACGGAGATTTACTCCGTTTCGATAACGACATCCGGGAATCTGAAGAAAGTAGTCGCCGATACGCCCAGCATACAAGATATACCCCAGGGACAATAATCCATCGGCCggcgagatcctcgagagTCTAG
- a CDS encoding hypothetical protein (At least one base has a quality score < 10): MASSRIADPSLRHSCRGYTIPRKRRGLISGVIAEQESNVSDLEPKTAKDRAEMLKVVVQDAREVDDVVQEIQERLTAMEQDYTVLQEQHDISKQAYTGMLQAYAILGDIGDRLADYLAAEGDFKTRWDMEKESVFAKLQEMQQLKDFYERYASAYDSLILEVERRRAVDDRVRSLWRKAQENVDKLLETDRVSREAFRQDVGEFLPTDLWAGMQGSAKKWTVVKEGEDEEGDEEVQPLRRSVVEAAKERLARAGERRVR, encoded by the exons ATGGCCAGCTCTCGCATCGCTGACCCATCACTTCGACAT AGCTGCCGAGGCTACACAATCCCAAGGAAACGACGGGGTCTCATTTCAGGCGTCATCGCCGAGCAAGAGTCCAATGTGTCCGACCTCGAACCCAAAACGGCGAAAGACCGAGCTGAGATGTTAAAAGTCGTCGTGCAGGACGCACGCGAGGTCGACGACGTGGTGCAGGAAATACAAGAGCGCCTCACGGCAATGGAGCAGGATTACACAGTGCTGCAGGAACAGCACGACATATCAAAACAGGCGTACACGGGCATGCTGCAGGCATACGCTATTCTGGGCGATATCGGCGATCGACTCGCTGACTACCTCGCGGCCGAGGGAGACTTTAAAACACGATGGGAtatggagaaggagagcgTCTTTGCCAAATTACAGGAAAtgcagcagctcaaggatTTTTACGAGCGCTACGCAAGTGCGTATGACAGTCTGATTCTCGAAGTCGAGCGCCGTCGCGCAGTGGACGATCGAGTGCGCAGCCTCTGGCGCAAGGCACAAGAGAACGTggacaagctcctcgagacAGACCGCGTGTCGCGCGAGGCGTTTCGGCAGGATGTGGGGGAGTTTCTGCCGACGGACCTGTGGGCGGGCATGCAGGGTTCTGCGAAGAAGTGGACCGTTGtgaaggagggtgaggatgaggagggcgatgaagaggtgCAGCCGTTGAGGAGGAGTGTTGTTGAGGCGGCAAAGGAGAGACTTGCGAGAGCGGGTGAGAGACGGGTGAGATAG